One part of the Streptomyces lienomycini genome encodes these proteins:
- a CDS encoding MFS transporter: protein MTETSSPDAPPDEPAGPSASVLTGWRALLPDLAPWRASPDFRRLWVAGLITNFGSFLTFVALPVQIKELTGSAAAVGAIGAVELVPLVVFGLYGGALADAWDKRKLIVRTEAGQGVLCAVLLVNALMPDPAVWPLYVVAAFTSALGAVQRPALDSLIPRIVAHEHLPAAASLNSLRWQVGGVAGPALAGVVVAYAGLGWAYAVDLVTFAVSVALGVGLTASPASKEARRPSWAAIAEGARYAWGRKELLGTYAVDLAAMFLAMPLAVLPFLADELDADWSLGLMYAAIPAGSLLVSVSSGWTSRVHRHGRLVVLAALGWGVAIAAAGVAGNVWLVLLCFVLAGACDMVSGIFRGAMWNQTIPDELRGRLAGIELLSYSVGPQLGQVRAGGTAALAGVRASVWSGGLLCAGAVGLLALCLPTMMRYDVRTNEHAVRLRERRAADAGD, encoded by the coding sequence GTGACCGAGACCTCCTCCCCCGACGCGCCTCCCGACGAACCCGCCGGCCCGTCCGCCAGCGTCCTCACCGGCTGGCGTGCCCTGCTGCCCGACCTCGCCCCCTGGCGGGCCTCCCCGGACTTCCGTCGGCTCTGGGTCGCCGGGCTGATCACGAACTTCGGGAGTTTCCTGACGTTCGTCGCGCTGCCGGTGCAGATCAAGGAGCTGACGGGGTCGGCGGCGGCGGTGGGCGCGATCGGCGCCGTGGAACTGGTGCCGCTGGTGGTGTTCGGGCTGTACGGCGGTGCGCTGGCCGACGCCTGGGACAAGCGGAAGCTGATCGTGCGGACGGAGGCCGGTCAGGGCGTCCTGTGCGCGGTGCTGCTGGTCAACGCGCTGATGCCGGACCCCGCCGTGTGGCCGCTGTACGTGGTGGCCGCGTTCACGTCGGCGCTCGGGGCGGTGCAGCGCCCGGCCCTGGACTCGCTGATCCCGCGGATCGTGGCCCACGAGCACCTGCCGGCCGCCGCCTCGCTGAACTCGCTGCGCTGGCAGGTCGGCGGGGTCGCCGGACCCGCGCTGGCGGGCGTGGTGGTGGCGTACGCGGGGCTGGGCTGGGCGTACGCGGTGGATCTGGTCACCTTCGCCGTCTCGGTGGCGCTGGGCGTCGGGCTGACCGCCTCCCCGGCGTCGAAGGAGGCGCGCAGGCCGTCCTGGGCGGCGATCGCCGAGGGCGCCCGGTACGCGTGGGGCCGCAAGGAGTTGCTGGGCACCTACGCGGTGGACCTCGCGGCGATGTTCCTGGCGATGCCGCTCGCGGTGCTGCCGTTCCTGGCGGACGAGTTGGACGCCGACTGGTCGCTGGGGCTGATGTACGCCGCGATCCCGGCGGGTTCACTGCTGGTGAGCGTGAGCAGCGGGTGGACGTCGCGGGTGCACCGGCACGGGCGGCTGGTGGTGCTGGCGGCGCTCGGCTGGGGTGTCGCGATCGCCGCCGCGGGCGTCGCCGGAAACGTGTGGCTGGTACTGCTGTGCTTCGTCCTGGCCGGTGCCTGCGACATGGTCAGCGGGATCTTCCGCGGGGCGATGTGGAACCAGACGATCCCCGACGAACTGCGCGGCCGGCTCGCCGGGATCGAGCTGCTGTCGTACTCGGTGGGCCCGCAGCTCGGCCAGGTCCGGGCGGGCGGCACGGCCGCGCTGGCCGGGGTGCGGGCGTCGGTGTGGTCGGGCGGGCTGCTGTGCGCGGGCGCGGTGGGGCTGCTGGCGCTGTGCCTGCCGACGATGATGAGGTACGACGTGCGGACGAACGAGCACGCGGTGCGGCTGCGCGAGAGACGCGCAGCCGACGCGGGCGACTGA
- a CDS encoding biliverdin-producing heme oxygenase: MDSFSTLIRTASHEQHVEAETSTFMSDLLGGRLGVDAYARYTEQLWFVYEALEAGAGRLASDPVAGPFVRPELLRLASLERDLAHLRGAGWRTGLTALPATEAYAARVRECAEQWPAGYVAHHYTRYLGDLSGGQIIRDKAERTWGFVRKGDGVRFYVFEEIANPAAFKREYRELLDGIRADDLEKQRIVAECKRAFDLNTAVFRGLGEEFPLSA; encoded by the coding sequence ATGGACTCCTTCTCGACCCTCATCCGCACGGCCTCCCACGAGCAGCACGTGGAGGCGGAGACCTCCACGTTCATGAGCGACCTGCTCGGTGGCCGACTCGGCGTCGACGCGTACGCGCGCTACACCGAGCAGCTGTGGTTCGTCTACGAGGCCCTGGAGGCCGGCGCCGGACGGCTGGCGTCGGACCCGGTGGCCGGACCCTTCGTCCGGCCGGAGCTGCTGCGGCTGGCCTCGCTGGAGCGGGACCTGGCGCATCTGCGGGGCGCCGGGTGGCGCACGGGGCTGACCGCCCTGCCCGCGACCGAGGCGTACGCGGCCCGGGTGCGCGAGTGCGCCGAGCAGTGGCCGGCGGGGTACGTCGCGCACCACTACACCCGCTACCTCGGCGACCTGTCGGGCGGCCAGATCATCCGCGACAAGGCGGAGCGGACCTGGGGCTTCGTCAGGAAGGGCGACGGCGTCCGCTTCTACGTGTTCGAGGAGATCGCCAACCCGGCCGCGTTCAAGCGGGAGTACCGCGAACTGCTGGACGGCATCCGCGCCGACGACCTGGAGAAGCAGCGGATCGTCGCCGAGTGCAAGCGCGCCTTCGACCTCAACACGGCGGTCTTCCGGGGGCTGGGCGAGGAGTTCCCGCTGTCCGCCTGA
- a CDS encoding ATP-binding protein, translating to MLIVLDNCEHVVDAAARLTEELLARCPHLTVLATSREPLGVPGESLRPVEPLPEPAALRLLADRGAAARPGFRVDADEATAAACAEICRRLDGLPLAIELAAARLRMLTPRQIADRLDDRFRLLTSGSRTVLPRQQTLRAVVDWSWDLLDTDERDVLGRLSVFAGGCDLAAAEAVCGPAALDALGSLVDKSLVVAAPVADPFLGDGMRYRLLETVAEYAAERLAESGGRAGAERAHLTYYRELARTTDPLLRGPEQLAAIERLEREYENLRTALRHAVAERDEQEALSLALSLVWYWQMRDLRVEARGWLSEVMALAPDPFAEPVRPALPVWERCTAAPPPMTGEVLAEARRGVHLAHLACMDTELDAWQNPRARSKLRAITETYEPGLPQTCSSPGLFWFFAVMFMGDLKRLRRIMDATVRTCRRTPGYEWELAGSLQMRANMLANRSDWAGDATRDADESLEIYRRLGDAWGMAEALSGRAEARERTGEYHLAAADYRAAAEHAERLGAHAQVDVLHARLGSVLLEAGDDEQGERLLRDVIDRTAGTGHNGAMPAARLFLAGWLGMTGRTAGASEQLRLLREDFSLANFVVFDAFILASEAWIDTLEGRHEECLTKVRGSLQRAEDPLSTAVAPHMRSAYLTIAAMALARVDAGSRAADGARCVGAADAMLPPGHVSGGQERSARDRAVERVRQVLGTEAYAAAYAEGGGLSPEEAVALV from the coding sequence ATGCTGATCGTCCTCGACAACTGCGAGCACGTCGTCGACGCCGCCGCCCGCCTCACCGAGGAACTCCTCGCCCGCTGCCCCCACCTGACCGTCCTCGCCACCAGCCGCGAACCCCTCGGCGTACCGGGGGAGTCGCTGCGCCCCGTGGAGCCGCTGCCCGAGCCCGCCGCGCTGCGGCTGCTCGCCGACCGGGGCGCCGCCGCCCGCCCCGGCTTCCGCGTCGACGCCGACGAGGCGACCGCCGCCGCCTGCGCCGAGATCTGCCGCCGCCTCGACGGCCTGCCGCTGGCCATCGAACTGGCCGCGGCCCGGCTGCGGATGCTCACCCCGCGGCAGATCGCCGACCGCCTCGACGACCGCTTCCGGCTGCTCACCTCCGGCAGCCGCACCGTCCTGCCCCGCCAGCAGACGCTGCGCGCGGTCGTCGACTGGTCCTGGGACCTGCTCGACACCGACGAACGCGACGTGCTGGGACGGCTGTCCGTCTTCGCGGGCGGCTGCGACCTCGCCGCCGCCGAGGCGGTGTGCGGGCCCGCCGCCCTGGACGCCCTCGGCTCCCTCGTCGACAAGTCCCTCGTCGTGGCCGCACCCGTGGCCGACCCGTTCCTCGGCGACGGCATGCGCTACCGGCTCCTGGAGACCGTCGCCGAGTACGCCGCAGAACGCCTCGCCGAGTCCGGCGGCCGCGCCGGCGCCGAACGCGCGCACCTGACGTACTACCGCGAACTCGCCCGCACCACCGACCCGTTGCTCCGCGGCCCCGAACAGCTCGCCGCCATCGAGCGGCTGGAGCGCGAGTACGAGAACCTGCGCACCGCCCTGCGCCACGCCGTCGCCGAACGCGACGAGCAGGAGGCGCTGAGCCTGGCGCTGTCGCTGGTCTGGTACTGGCAGATGCGCGACCTGCGGGTGGAGGCCCGCGGCTGGCTCAGCGAGGTCATGGCGCTCGCCCCGGACCCCTTCGCCGAACCGGTCCGCCCCGCCCTGCCGGTGTGGGAGCGGTGCACGGCCGCCCCGCCCCCGATGACCGGCGAGGTCCTCGCCGAGGCCCGGCGCGGGGTCCACCTCGCCCATCTGGCCTGCATGGACACGGAGCTGGACGCCTGGCAGAACCCGCGGGCCCGGAGCAAACTGCGCGCCATCACCGAGACCTACGAACCCGGCCTGCCGCAGACCTGCTCCAGCCCCGGCCTGTTCTGGTTCTTCGCCGTGATGTTCATGGGCGACCTGAAGCGGCTGCGCCGGATCATGGACGCCACCGTACGCACCTGCCGCCGGACCCCGGGCTACGAGTGGGAGCTGGCGGGCTCCCTGCAGATGCGCGCCAACATGCTCGCCAACCGCTCCGACTGGGCGGGCGACGCGACCCGCGACGCCGACGAGTCCCTGGAGATCTACCGCCGCCTCGGCGACGCCTGGGGCATGGCCGAGGCCCTCTCCGGTCGCGCCGAGGCCCGGGAACGCACGGGCGAGTACCACCTGGCGGCCGCCGACTACCGGGCCGCGGCCGAACACGCCGAGCGGCTCGGCGCCCACGCCCAGGTGGACGTCCTGCACGCCCGGCTCGGCAGCGTGCTGCTGGAGGCGGGCGACGACGAACAGGGCGAGCGCCTGCTGCGCGACGTGATCGACCGCACGGCGGGCACGGGCCACAACGGCGCCATGCCCGCCGCCCGGCTGTTCCTCGCCGGCTGGCTCGGCATGACCGGGCGGACCGCCGGGGCGAGCGAGCAACTGCGGCTGCTGCGCGAGGACTTCTCCCTCGCCAACTTCGTGGTCTTCGACGCCTTCATCCTCGCCTCGGAAGCCTGGATCGACACGCTGGAGGGCCGGCACGAGGAGTGCCTGACCAAGGTCCGCGGCTCGCTCCAGCGGGCCGAGGACCCGCTGTCCACGGCCGTCGCCCCGCACATGCGCTCCGCCTACCTGACCATCGCCGCGATGGCGCTGGCCCGCGTGGACGCGGGGAGCCGGGCCGCGGACGGCGCACGGTGCGTCGGCGCCGCCGACGCGATGCTGCCCCCGGGCCACGTGTCGGGCGGGCAGGAGCGCAGCGCGCGTGACCGGGCCGTCGAGCGGGTCCGTCAGGTGCTCGGCACCGAGGCGTACGCCGCCGCGTACGCCGAGGGCGGCGGCCTCTCCCCCGAGGAGGCCGTCGCCCTCGTCTGA
- a CDS encoding site-2 protease family protein encodes MSTATARPSDRRVSPVFLGIVAVAAVTGWATWTGFAEQPGLAVFLFVTAAWVVSLCLHEYAHARTALHSGDISVGAKGYLTLNPVKYTHALLSIVLPVLFVIMGGIGLPGGAVFIERGRIRGRWRHSLISAAGPLTNVLFAVVCTAPFWLDALDGVPRDFRFALAFLALLQVTAAILNFLPVPGLDGYGVIEPWLSYNVRRQVEPLAPFGLLIVFALLWIPALNGVFFDAVDALLGSLGIGEVETYCGFELFRFWQTDPLCTPGG; translated from the coding sequence ATGTCCACCGCCACCGCCCGCCCCAGTGACCGACGTGTCAGTCCCGTCTTCCTCGGGATCGTCGCCGTCGCCGCGGTCACGGGCTGGGCCACCTGGACCGGATTCGCCGAGCAGCCGGGGCTCGCGGTGTTCCTGTTCGTGACGGCCGCGTGGGTCGTGTCGCTGTGCCTGCACGAGTACGCGCACGCCCGCACCGCGCTGCACAGCGGCGACATCTCGGTCGGCGCGAAGGGCTACCTCACGCTGAACCCGGTGAAGTACACGCACGCGCTGCTCAGCATCGTGCTGCCCGTCCTCTTCGTGATCATGGGCGGGATCGGGTTGCCCGGCGGTGCCGTCTTCATCGAGCGCGGGCGGATCCGGGGACGGTGGCGGCACAGTCTGATCTCGGCGGCGGGTCCGCTGACCAACGTGCTGTTCGCCGTCGTGTGCACGGCGCCGTTCTGGCTGGACGCGCTGGACGGCGTGCCGCGCGACTTCCGGTTCGCGCTGGCGTTTCTGGCGCTGCTCCAGGTCACGGCGGCGATCCTGAACTTCCTGCCGGTGCCGGGCCTGGACGGCTACGGGGTGATCGAGCCCTGGCTGTCGTACAACGTGCGGCGGCAGGTGGAGCCGCTGGCGCCGTTCGGGCTGCTGATCGTGTTCGCGCTGTTGTGGATCCCGGCGCTCAACGGCGTGTTCTTCGACGCGGTCGACGCGCTCCTGGGGAGCCTGGGGATCGGCGAGGTCGAGACGTACTGCGGTTTCGAGCTGTTCCGCTTCTGGCAGACCGACCCGCTGTGCACGCCGGGCGGGTGA
- a CDS encoding ABC transporter permease gives MSAATVTPEARLTPDARISPRAHLRHTSALVRRNLLWIRQDPESMFDAILFPIVFTLLFVYVFGGSIGQSLGGGQQAYVQYVIPGLMAMMGMNMAQGVGTGFNQDFNSGVMDRFRSLPIGRGSVLFAKIAVELLRMLFATAVLMVVAVLVGFDITNWAGLLASVGLSAVFGSALMWVFITLGVVMKNAQSVQAMGFLVLMPLQFGSSIFAPTDSMPGWLRSFTDYNPLSSLADTARGLMVGGPVTHDLWVTLGWSAALTAVMAPIAIHKFRTKS, from the coding sequence ATGAGCGCCGCCACCGTCACCCCCGAAGCCCGGCTCACCCCGGACGCCCGGATCTCCCCGCGCGCGCACCTGCGGCACACCAGCGCGCTGGTCCGCCGCAACCTGCTGTGGATCCGGCAGGACCCGGAGTCGATGTTCGACGCCATCCTCTTCCCGATCGTCTTCACCCTGCTGTTCGTGTACGTGTTCGGCGGCTCCATCGGGCAGTCGCTGGGCGGCGGCCAGCAGGCGTACGTGCAGTACGTCATCCCCGGGCTGATGGCCATGATGGGCATGAACATGGCCCAGGGGGTGGGGACCGGGTTCAACCAGGACTTCAACTCCGGTGTCATGGACCGTTTCCGGTCTCTGCCGATCGGGCGCGGCTCGGTGCTGTTCGCGAAGATCGCGGTGGAGCTGCTGCGGATGCTGTTCGCGACCGCGGTGCTGATGGTCGTCGCCGTGCTGGTCGGCTTCGACATCACCAACTGGGCCGGGCTGCTGGCCTCGGTGGGGCTGTCCGCGGTGTTCGGCTCGGCGCTGATGTGGGTGTTCATCACCCTCGGCGTGGTCATGAAGAACGCGCAGTCCGTGCAGGCGATGGGATTCCTGGTGCTGATGCCCCTGCAGTTCGGCTCGTCGATCTTCGCGCCGACCGACTCGATGCCCGGCTGGCTGCGGTCGTTCACCGACTACAACCCGCTGTCGTCCCTCGCGGACACCGCGCGCGGCCTGATGGTGGGCGGTCCCGTCACGCACGACCTGTGGGTGACGCTGGGCTGGTCGGCCGCGCTGACCGCGGTGATGGCGCCGATCGCCATCCACAAGTTCCGCACGAAGAGCTGA
- a CDS encoding PhzF family phenazine biosynthesis protein: MTDYDVLRVFCAPNGGYGNELGVVRDGSVLPEPERRQELAGKLGFSETVFVDDPERGVVDIYTPTLRLPFAGHPCVGTAWLLDVPELVTPAGVVGARLDGEFSWIEARPEWAPPRTLRQYATVAEVDDLTVPEKGEWVYAWAWEDEAAGRVRARAFPGRDDGIDEDEATGAAALLLTAGLGRALNITQGVGSQILTAPQPEGWVEIGGRVRLER; the protein is encoded by the coding sequence GTGACCGACTACGACGTACTGCGCGTCTTCTGCGCGCCGAACGGCGGCTACGGCAACGAACTGGGCGTCGTCCGGGACGGATCCGTGCTGCCGGAGCCCGAGCGGCGGCAGGAACTGGCCGGGAAGCTCGGCTTCAGCGAGACCGTGTTCGTCGACGACCCGGAGCGCGGCGTCGTCGACATCTACACGCCCACCCTGCGCCTGCCCTTCGCCGGACACCCCTGCGTCGGCACCGCCTGGCTGCTCGACGTGCCCGAACTCGTCACCCCGGCCGGGGTGGTGGGCGCCCGGCTCGACGGGGAGTTCAGCTGGATCGAGGCCCGCCCCGAGTGGGCCCCGCCGCGCACCCTGCGCCAGTACGCCACCGTCGCCGAGGTCGACGACCTGACGGTGCCTGAGAAAGGGGAGTGGGTCTATGCCTGGGCGTGGGAGGACGAGGCGGCCGGGCGGGTGCGGGCGCGTGCCTTCCCGGGGCGCGACGACGGGATCGACGAGGACGAGGCGACCGGTGCGGCGGCGCTGCTGCTGACCGCGGGGCTGGGCCGCGCCCTCAACATCACCCAGGGGGTCGGCTCCCAGATCCTCACCGCGCCGCAGCCCGAGGGCTGGGTCGAGATCGGCGGCAGGGTGCGCCTGGAGCGGTGA
- the npdG gene encoding NADPH-dependent F420 reductase: MTSTDSAAQKAPAKDPWDLPDVSGLVVGVLGGTGPQGKGLAYRLAKAGQKVVVGSRAAERAEAAAEEIGHGVEGADNAETARRSDVVIVAVPWDGHGKTLEGLRDELAGKLVVDCVNPLGFDKKGAYALKPEEGSAAEQAAALLPDSRVAAAFHHLSAVLLQDPEIDEIDTDVMVLGEDRADVEIVQALAGRIPGMRGVFAGRLRNAHQVESLVANLISVNRRYKAHAGLRVTDV, translated from the coding sequence ATGACCTCTACCGACAGTGCTGCACAGAAGGCCCCCGCCAAGGACCCCTGGGACCTGCCCGACGTATCCGGGCTGGTCGTCGGCGTACTCGGCGGCACGGGTCCCCAGGGCAAGGGCCTCGCGTACCGCCTCGCCAAGGCCGGCCAGAAGGTGGTCGTCGGCTCCCGCGCCGCCGAGCGCGCCGAAGCCGCCGCCGAGGAGATCGGGCACGGCGTCGAGGGCGCCGACAACGCGGAGACCGCCCGCCGCAGCGACGTCGTGATCGTCGCCGTGCCGTGGGACGGCCACGGCAAGACCCTCGAAGGACTGCGCGACGAACTGGCCGGCAAGCTCGTCGTCGACTGCGTCAACCCGCTCGGCTTCGACAAGAAGGGCGCCTACGCCCTCAAGCCCGAGGAGGGCAGCGCCGCCGAACAGGCCGCCGCGCTGCTGCCGGACAGCCGGGTCGCCGCCGCCTTCCACCACCTGTCCGCCGTGCTCCTCCAGGACCCGGAGATCGACGAGATCGACACCGACGTGATGGTGCTCGGCGAGGACCGCGCCGACGTGGAGATCGTCCAGGCCCTCGCCGGCCGGATCCCCGGCATGCGCGGCGTCTTCGCCGGACGGCTGCGCAACGCCCACCAGGTCGAGTCGCTGGTCGCCAACCTGATCTCCGTCAACCGCCGCTACAAGGCACACGCCGGGCTCCGCGTCACCGACGTGTGA
- a CDS encoding bifunctional DNA primase/polymerase yields MSAEFGGRSGLQGKLSSWLRGRRPKEAPGDGGREDLLLAAAGAGLPLAPAAHPAGYRCSCDRVGCPTPARHPVSFAWQTQSTTDRAQIERWARHQPEANFITATGMVHDVLDVPLEAGREALERLLDAGVEVGPVAESDDGRMLLFTLTRGTPDDEDEWWPCELDCHPETMDEHPGLRWHCRGSYVLVPPARLPGEHRTVHWVRGPEHPLPDPLTLLETLTDACARHVGEESDHAGAAWPLRR; encoded by the coding sequence ATGAGCGCGGAGTTCGGCGGTCGGAGCGGTCTGCAGGGCAAACTCTCCTCGTGGCTGCGCGGACGCCGCCCCAAGGAGGCCCCCGGAGACGGCGGCCGGGAGGACCTGCTGCTCGCCGCCGCCGGTGCGGGACTGCCCCTGGCACCCGCCGCGCACCCCGCCGGATACCGTTGCTCCTGCGATCGCGTGGGCTGCCCCACCCCCGCCCGGCACCCGGTGTCGTTCGCCTGGCAGACGCAGTCCACGACCGACCGCGCGCAGATCGAGCGCTGGGCCCGGCACCAGCCCGAGGCCAACTTCATCACCGCCACCGGCATGGTCCACGACGTCCTGGACGTGCCCCTGGAGGCCGGTCGCGAGGCGCTGGAGCGGCTGCTCGACGCCGGGGTCGAGGTCGGCCCGGTCGCCGAGAGCGACGACGGACGCATGCTGCTGTTCACCCTCACCCGCGGCACCCCCGACGACGAGGACGAGTGGTGGCCCTGCGAGCTGGACTGCCACCCCGAGACCATGGACGAGCACCCCGGACTGCGCTGGCACTGCCGCGGTTCCTACGTCCTCGTACCGCCCGCCCGGCTGCCCGGCGAGCATCGCACCGTGCACTGGGTGCGCGGGCCCGAGCATCCGCTGCCGGACCCGCTGACCCTGCTGGAGACCCTCACCGACGCCTGCGCCCGGCACGTCGGCGAGGAGAGCGACCACGCGGGCGCCGCCTGGCCGCTGCGCCGCTGA
- a CDS encoding AfsR/SARP family transcriptional regulator: MRYRILGTTQVLRPDGTAVPLGGARLRALLTVLALRAGRAVPAGLLVEEVWDGDPPADAAGALQALVGRLRRALGADSVASADGGYRLTAAPDDVDLHRFDRLAGEGTRALGDGDPAKAAVVLDDALALWHGPALADLPDRTAEAARWDTRHLDALRARHTAALGLGQAEHSLPELTALCDAHPLDEPLQALRLRALRDTGRTAEALAAYEAVRRLLADRLGTDPGPELRALHGELLAPVELPAPPGAHPGPGPGTGPSAPGTPPGAGTPGTSRGPRTPEDPGTPTTPAAPADPRPPRPRPPRAAGATSAPGSPPSSAGTATWRRCAPTWRPRGSSRCSGPAAPARPGCRRRPPRAPGTPHRTACGWPSWPPSTTPPAYPRPS; this comes from the coding sequence GTGCGCTACCGCATCCTCGGCACCACCCAGGTACTCCGTCCCGACGGCACGGCCGTCCCGCTCGGCGGGGCGCGGCTGCGCGCGCTGCTGACCGTGCTCGCCCTCCGCGCCGGCCGCGCCGTGCCCGCGGGGCTGCTGGTGGAGGAGGTGTGGGACGGCGACCCGCCCGCCGACGCGGCGGGCGCCCTGCAGGCGCTGGTCGGGCGGCTGCGCCGCGCGCTGGGCGCCGACTCGGTCGCCTCGGCCGACGGCGGGTACCGGCTCACCGCCGCCCCGGACGACGTCGACCTGCACCGCTTCGACCGGCTGGCCGGCGAGGGCACCCGCGCCCTGGGCGACGGCGACCCCGCCAAGGCGGCCGTCGTACTCGACGACGCCCTCGCCCTGTGGCACGGTCCCGCCCTCGCCGACCTGCCCGACCGCACCGCCGAGGCGGCCCGCTGGGACACCCGGCACCTGGACGCCCTGCGGGCCCGCCACACCGCCGCCCTGGGACTCGGACAGGCCGAGCACTCCCTGCCCGAGCTGACCGCCCTGTGCGACGCCCACCCCCTCGACGAGCCCCTCCAGGCCCTGCGGCTGCGCGCCCTGCGCGACACCGGCCGCACCGCCGAGGCGCTGGCCGCCTACGAGGCCGTACGCCGGCTGCTCGCCGACCGGCTCGGCACCGACCCGGGCCCGGAGCTGCGGGCCCTGCACGGGGAGCTGCTCGCGCCGGTGGAACTCCCGGCGCCGCCCGGCGCACACCCGGGGCCCGGGCCCGGCACCGGCCCGTCGGCGCCCGGAACCCCGCCGGGCGCCGGGACACCCGGAACGTCCCGGGGGCCCCGGACCCCCGAGGACCCCGGGACGCCCACCACACCGGCGGCGCCCGCGGACCCCCGCCCGCCGAGGCCGCGCCCGCCTCGCGCCGCCGGGGCAACCTCCGCGCCCGGCTCACCTCCTTCGTCGGCCGGGACGGCGACCTGGAGGCGCTGCGCGCCGACCTGGCGTCCGCGCGGCTCGTCACGCTGCTCGGGCCCGGCGGCGCCGGCAAGACCCGGCTGTCGCAGGAGGCCGCCGAGGGCGCCGGGGACACCGCACCGGACGGCGTGTGGCTGGCCGAGCTGGCCCCCGTCGACGACCCCGCCGGCGTACCCGAGGCCGTCCTGA
- a CDS encoding vWA domain-containing protein: MDAVRVALLREVLAGTEWLGATRRFAGALRGSVVPHGGGLLLVGTAEHEPWHLAAHLVDEAAWSGTPELAPTLVRHDARRSDPAHLAVGLGRLAAARRGETLLVVTPDDPGARLLERVHDARRAGATVLALGTGREPGERELTAMAHEALTVPDGAELDLDTVQHLVSAAAGENAVPQPRGRSRFRDRLSRLADHLTAPPPSGW; encoded by the coding sequence ATGGACGCCGTACGGGTCGCGCTGCTGCGGGAAGTGCTCGCCGGGACCGAGTGGCTGGGTGCCACCCGGAGGTTCGCGGGGGCGCTGCGGGGGTCGGTGGTCCCGCACGGGGGCGGGCTGCTGCTGGTGGGCACCGCCGAGCACGAGCCCTGGCACCTGGCGGCGCACCTGGTGGACGAGGCCGCCTGGTCGGGGACGCCGGAGCTGGCGCCCACGCTGGTACGGCACGACGCGCGCCGGTCGGACCCGGCGCACCTGGCGGTCGGCCTCGGGCGGCTGGCGGCGGCCCGGCGCGGGGAGACGCTGCTCGTGGTGACGCCGGACGACCCCGGCGCCCGGCTCCTGGAGCGGGTGCACGACGCGCGGCGTGCTGGGGCGACGGTGCTGGCGCTGGGCACCGGCCGCGAGCCGGGTGAGCGGGAGCTGACGGCGATGGCGCACGAGGCGCTGACCGTGCCGGACGGCGCCGAGCTGGACCTGGACACGGTGCAGCACCTGGTCAGCGCGGCGGCCGGGGAGAACGCGGTGCCGCAGCCCCGCGGCCGCAGCCGCTTCCGGGACCGCCTGTCCCGACTGGCCGACCACCTGACGGCCCCGCCACCGTCCGGCTGGTGA
- the map gene encoding type I methionyl aminopeptidase — MSGQSLLVPGELSPTRSVPGNIRRPEYVGKPAPTPYTGPEVQTPETVEAMRLAGRIAARAMEEAAKHIAPGVTTDELDRVAHAYMCDHGAYPSTLGYRGYPKSLCSSVNEVICHGIPDSTVLRDGDIVNLDVTAYIGGVHGDNNATYLVGDVDEESRLLVERTRESLARAIKAVRPGRQINIIGRVIESYAKRFGYGVVRDFTGHGINTSFHSGLIVPHYDSPHATTVIQPGMTFTIEPMLTLGTHEYDMWDDGWTVVTKDRRRTAQFEHTLVVTDSGAEILTLP; from the coding sequence ATGTCTGGCCAGTCGCTGCTCGTTCCAGGGGAGCTGTCTCCCACCCGTTCCGTGCCCGGAAACATCCGCAGGCCCGAGTACGTCGGCAAGCCCGCGCCGACGCCGTACACCGGGCCGGAGGTGCAGACACCCGAGACCGTCGAGGCGATGCGCTTGGCCGGGCGGATCGCGGCGCGGGCGATGGAGGAGGCCGCGAAGCACATCGCGCCCGGTGTGACGACGGACGAGCTGGACCGGGTGGCGCACGCCTACATGTGCGACCACGGCGCCTACCCCTCGACGCTCGGCTACCGCGGCTACCCCAAGTCCCTGTGCAGCTCGGTCAACGAGGTGATCTGCCACGGCATCCCCGACTCCACGGTGCTGCGCGACGGCGACATCGTGAACCTCGACGTGACCGCGTACATCGGCGGGGTGCACGGCGACAACAACGCGACCTACCTCGTGGGCGACGTGGACGAGGAGAGCCGGCTGCTGGTCGAGCGGACCCGGGAGTCGCTGGCCCGCGCGATCAAGGCGGTCAGGCCGGGCCGGCAGATCAACATCATCGGCCGCGTCATCGAGTCGTACGCCAAGCGGTTCGGGTACGGGGTGGTGCGGGACTTCACCGGTCACGGCATCAACACGTCGTTCCACTCGGGGCTCATCGTCCCGCACTACGACAGCCCGCACGCGACGACCGTCATCCAGCCCGGGATGACCTTCACGATCGAGCCGATGCTGACGCTGGGGACCCACGAGTACGACATGTGGGACGACGGCTGGACGGTCGTGACGAAGGACCGCAGGCGCACGGCGCAGTTCGAGCACACGCTGGTGGTGACGGACTCGGGCGCCGAGATCCTGACACTGCCCTGA